From a single Amyelois transitella isolate CPQ chromosome 18, ilAmyTran1.1, whole genome shotgun sequence genomic region:
- the LOC106136241 gene encoding alpha-mannosidase 2: MMRVRRLSALFWTTSIAAFIFILYVVMELTLKLPSTKPGVQELDNSKWSSLESKLRHLEHELSQHNAVVEEIKQSVDQIVDQSPQELQVPHNKPLEPVNKVAKEDKSNIREFKLVGEEPPQMRFTIDESSCAMRKHSIPKTDVQMLSLYERISFEDKDGGVWKQGWDIQYNENQWSQQNKLKVFIVPHSHNDPGWLKTFENYYKSQTKAILNNMVEKLSEGQDRKFIWAETSYLYLWWRDPDTTDAEKVKFKNLLKSGKLEIVTGGWVMNDEANSHWLSIVQQLTTGHQWLLDNVDYIPKNSWHIDPFGHSSTQPYLNKLAGFDNALIQRVHYRIKKELALNRQLEFKWRQLWDGVGKTDMFTHMMPFYSYDVPHSCGPDPKVCCQFDFRRLPGNGVTCPWGVAPRKIVTKNVHERSGVILDQWRKKAQLFRSNVLLFPLGDDFRYDRANEWDNQYQNYEMIIDYINNRDEWNTEVRFGTLQDYFKAVHSEVKLSNFPALSGDFFTYADRNQHYWSGYFTSRPFYKSMDRVLLAYVRAAESITALAVTSSSVSKVTSLQLRDSVEEARRTLALFQHHDGITGTSRDEVREDYAIKLLKAIKASQSVVQRAAYYLLNQPAILDQVQDDVYFDVDDIWRRHDEIPTRITIALDAVSPTRRLVLYNSLMFERQEILTVLVSTPHVQVYDPEGNLMPAQLSPVVAGEERLMFSNKYQLSFPVSIKPLALTTYTVSLRDTSTINKYTSHARVRVYNANFWSIDLPSMFAVTQSQTQLLSDITVQAGNGTRVVATKDGLIKALVSRDGATTPVHMEFVQYDSQKRPDNNSGAYLFIPSGPAVTFKAAPFPELVVIEGPYKATLYVTHSSLKEADVLLAISVYDNPSLPQTEVEISSTVMISPLADNLELAIRLSTAIRNEDVFYTDLNGMQMIKRKYFEKLPIQANYYPLPAAAYIEDETTRLTLLTSTPLGVAALTPGSIEVMQDRRLCCDDNRGMNQGVEDNVRTRHTFRVIVENADKHCTSRPPAEHPSGQLSLGAHVSHQQLLQPPLVLQYSPREPASAPASSSRLSSAADLVLASCRSHVAAKDKDGNILHGLGMTFQRVHLDSCYGNKEISKWYPVGDGQVRIKEIVEARPDQVLESTLTHVRTRGPVPDAVLALCPMEVRSVFIKQD, translated from the exons ATGATGAGGGTCAGAAGACTCTCCGCCTTGTTTTGGACGACGAGCATCGCTgctttcattttcattttgtatGTTGTGATGGAACTCACTCTCAAATTACCAAGTACTAAACCTGGAGTACAAGAATTGGACAAT aGCAAGTGGTCATCCCTAGAATCTAAATTACGCCACCTGGAGCATGAGTTGTCACAGCACAATGCTGTTGTGGAGGAAATCAAACAATCTGTGGACCAGATTGTAGATCAGTCCCCGCAGGAATTGCAAGTTCCTCATAATAAACCCTTAGAACCTGTTAATAAAGTGGCGAAAGAGGATAAAAGTAATATACGAGAGTTCAAGCTGGTAGGAGAGGAACCTCCACAAATGCGATTTACTATTGATGAATCAAGTTGTGCTATGAGAAAGCACAGTATACCAAAGACTGATGTTCAG ATGTTGTCACTGTATGAAAGGATATCATTTGAGGACAAAGACGGTGGTGTGTGGAAGCAGGGGTGGGACATACAGTATAACGAGAACCAGTGGAGCCAGCAGAACAAGCTGAAAGTATTCATTGTGCCCCATTCACATAACGACCCTG GTTGGTTAAAGACTTTCGAAAACTATTACAAATCCCAAACAAAGGCCATATTGAACAATATGGTGGAGAAGCTTTCGGAAGGCCAGGACAGGAAGTTTATTTGGGCTGAGACCAGTTATCTGTACCTGTGGTGGCGTGACCCAGATACTACTGATGCAGAAAAGGTCAAGTTCAAGAA TCTGTTAAAATCTGGCAAACTAGAGATAGTAACGGGAGGATGGGTGATGAACGATGAAGCGAACTCCCACTGGCTGTCTATCGTCCAACAGCTTACTACAG GTCACCAATGGTTACTGGACAATGTAGATTATATACCGAAGAACTCTTGGCACATTGATCCGTTCGGCCACTCTAGTACACAACCGTACCTCAACAAGTTGGCAGGGTTTGACAATGCCCTGATACAAAGGGTGCATTACAGAATCAAGAAGGAGCTTGCCTTGAATAGGCAGTTGGAGTTTAAGTGGAGACAACTGTGGG ATGGTGTTGGTAAGACTGATATGTTCACTCATATGATGCCATTTTACTCATACGACGTGCCTCACTCTTGCGGGCCCGATCCAAAG GTGTGCTGCCAGTTCGATTTCAGAAGATTGCCCGGGAACGGGGTGACGTGTCCCTGGGGAGTCGCGCCAAGGAAGATTGTCACCAAGAATGTTCACGAAAG atCGGGCGTAATACTAGACCAATGGCGTAAGAAAGCACAGCTGTTTCGAAGTAACGTGCTGCTGTTTCCGCTCGGCGACGACTTCCGCTACGACCGCGCCAACGAGTGGGACAACCAGTACCAGAACTACGAGATGATCATAGACTATATTAACAATAGAGACGAGTGGAACACAGAG GTGAGATTTGGCACCCTACAAGACTACTTCAAGGCGGTCCACTCGGAGGTGAAATTGTCAAACTTCCCAGCACTTTCTGGCGATTTCTTCACGTACGCCGATAGGAACCAACATTATTGGAGCGGCTATTTCACTTCGAGGCCGTTCTATAAGAGCATGGACAGGGTACTCCTGGCTTATGTGAG GGCAGCGGAGTCTATAACGGCCCTAGCCGTGACGTCATCCTCCGTATCGAAAGTGACGTCACTGCAACTGCGCGACAGCGTTGAAGAGGCTCGTCGAACTCTTGCGCTGTTCCAGCACCACGACGGCATCACGGGCACTTCGCGGGACGAAGTCAGGGAGGACTACGCCATCAA ACTCCTGAAAGCCATCAAAGCCAGCCAATCGGTGGTCCAACGCGCCGCCTACTACCTACTCAACCAGCCGGCCATCTTGGATCAAGTCCAAGACGACGTGTATTTCGACGTCGACGACATCTGGCGGCGACACGACGAGATCCCGACGAGAATCACCATAGCTTTGGACGCTGTGTCGCCCACGAGGAGATTGGTGTTGTATAACTCGCTGATGTTTGAAAGGCAGGAGATACTCACCGTTTTGGTGTCTACGCCCCATGTTCAG GTGTACGACCCCGAAGGCAACTTGATGCCCGCTCAGCTGTCCCCGGTGGTGGCTGGTGAGGAACGGCTGATGTTCTCCAACAAGTACCAGCTTTCGTTCCCAGTCAGCATCAAACCGCTCGCGCTTACCACTTACACCGTCTCTTTGAGAGACACCAGCACGATAAACAA GTACACTTCACACGCCCGCGTCCGCGTGTACAACGCCAACTTTTGGTCCATAGACTTGCCGAGCATGTTCGCCGTCACGCAGTCGCAGACGCAGCTCTTATCTGACATCACTGTACAAGCCGGAAACGGAACCAGAGTGGTGGCTACGAAGGATGGCCTCATCAAGGCTTTGGTCTCGAGAGATGGCGCCACTACGCCTGTGCATATGGAGTTTGTTCA ATACGACTCCCAAAAGCGTCCAGACAACAACAGCGGCGCTTACCTGTTCATTCCTTCAGGACCCGCTGTCACCTTCAAAGCAGCGCCGTTCCCGGAGTTAGTCGTCATCGAGGGCCCGTACAAAGCCACGCTGTATGTGACGCATTCCTCGCTTAAAGAGGCGGACGTCCTGCTTGCG ATCTCAGTATACGACAACCCGTCGCTACCGCAAACCGAAGTAGAAATAAGCAGTACAGTGATGATCAGTCCTCTAGCGGACAACTTGGAACTCGCCATAAGGCTCAGCACGGCCATCCGGAACGAGGACGTGTTCTACACCGACCTCAATGGCATGCAG ATGATCAAACGCAAATACTTCGAGAAGCTTCCGATCCAAGCTAACTACTACCCGCTGCCGGCCGCCGCCTACATCGAGGACGAGACCACTCGCCTCACACTACTCACCTCCACGCCGCTAGGTGTCGCTGCACTAACTCCTGGTTCTATTGAG GTGATGCAGGACCGCCGTTTGTGTTGCGACGACAACCGCGGCATGAACCAGGGCGTGGAGGACAACGTGCGCACCAGACACACGTTCAGGGTCATCGTGGAGAATGCTGACAAACACTGCACG TCCCGCCCGCCAGCGGAGCACCCCAGCGGGCAGCTGTCCCTAGGGGCTCACGTGTCCCACCAGCAGCTGCTGCAGCCGCCGCTGGTGCTGCAGTACTCCCCGCGAGAGCCGGCCTCCGCCCCGGCGTCCTCCAGCAGGCTCAGCTCCGCCGCCGACCTCGTGCTGGCTTCCTGCCGCTCTCACGTCGCCGCCAAG GATAAAGACGGCAATATACTCCACGGCCTGGGAATGACCTTCCAGCGGGTGCACCTGGACTCTTGCTACGGGAACAAGGAGATCAGCAAGTGGTACCCAGTGGGAGATGGACAG GTCCGTATAAAGGAGATAGTGGAAGCCCGCCCTGATCAAGTTCTAGAGAGTACGCTAACGCACGTGCGCACGCGTGGACCGGTTCCCGACGCCGTTCTTGCTCTGTGCCCCATGGAGGTGCGCTCTGTGTTTATCAAACAAGACTAA
- the LOC106136240 gene encoding dihydroxyacetone phosphate acyltransferase encodes MQEEVKFLNILEPRNTECGIFRFMTRAWHPHRTFNADEYYTPQDLKEIAAKSVFLDSFIEAESAHSGVSKEKLKKEVLEYLEEMGLDKKLHVIRWMGIGFLKISFMMRVGIFVNEPAVLRIKSSMGKNPILFLPTHRSYADFCLLTYLCYHYDIEFPAVAAGMDFYSMAVFGQRMRETGAFYIRRTLVGAPLYAATLKQYVRTVVAKYAAPVEFFLEGTRSRSNKSLSPKYGVLSMSLMPLFSREVTDITIVPVNISYDRLMEHRLFAYEHLGVPKPKESTGGFLKSLFKLNDHYGNIYINFGAPLSVRSYLGDMVHTDQLLKPVDLQEITPDQFRQVQTVAEYVISLQQKATVVTISNLLALVLMESFVNQKLLSFNEVLSEVNWTVGVLTALGALVYETDVEGSVKRILVVHREMIRLDKERRLRLVSGTLMDVTSEVQKKMKGHTLKAETMATALPIIQLQLYVNPVLHYLVPPAIIYLIVEKWPVTQEELLSRYQHIRKLLHHEFFYVDENEANTFASALDYCLSSGVVCREAAQSLAAGRASKLRSVLRWAAWPAITTLYKCTQVMTEETVCTHSRALKLVQARAEAGGCHPYSLSLDAVANCLRGLVLAGALAKEKLANEMSYRVVPGAMEQARQLAASLQPDIQVDFANNPVLIHHATPTAKL; translated from the exons ATGCAAGAggaagtaaaatttttaaatatactggAGCCAAGAAATACCGAATGCGGTATATTCAGGTTTATGACCCGAGCATGGCACCCTCACCGGACTTTTAACGCCGATGAATATTATACGCCACAGGACTTGAAAGAGATTGCGGCTAAATCGGTCTTTCTGGATTCTTTTATAGAAGCG GAAAGTGCCCATAGTGGTGTAAGTAAAGAAAAGCTTAAAAAAGAAGTCCTGGAGTATTTGGAGGAGATGGGACTGGATAAGAAGTTGCATGTGATCCGGTGGATGGGGATTGGATTCCTAAAAATATCCTTCATGATGAGAGTTGGCATATTTGTCAATGAACCAGCAGTGCTTCGG ATAAAATCTTCAATGGGGAAAAACCCGATACTATTTCTGCCCACCCACCGCAGCTATGCTGACTTCTGTCTGCTCACGTACCTGTGTTACCATTACGACATAGAGTTTCCAGCAGTGGCAGCCGGCATGG attTCTACTCAATGGCTGTATTCGGTCAACGTATGAGAGAGACCGGCGCTTTTTACATCCGCCGCACGCTCGTGGGGGCGCCACTGTACGCGGCCACGCTCAAGCAGTACGTACGTACTGTGGTAGCCAAGTACGCGGCGCCCGTCGAGTTCTTTTTAGAAGGTACTAGAAGTCGCAGCAATAAGAGTCTGTCGCCGAAGTATG GTGTCCTATCAATGAGTCTAATGCCGTTGTTTTCACGAGAAGTGACGGATATCACGATAGTTCCCGTGAACATTAGCTATGACAGGCTAATGGAGCATCGGCTCTTCGCCTACGAGCATCTGGGGGTGCCTAAGCCCAAGGAGTCCACTGGA GGCTTCTTGAAATCACTGTTCAAACTGAACGACCACTACGGCAACATTTACATCAACTTCGGCGCTCCACTCTCTGTCAGATCATACCTTGGCGATATGGTCCACACAGACCAGCTCCTCAAGCCAGTAGACCTTCAGGAAATCACGCCAGACCAGTTCAGACAAGTGCAAACAGTCGCTGAGTACGTCATCAGCCTACAGCAAAAAGCGACAGTAGTGACTATATCTAATTTATTAGCGTTAGTGCTGATGGAAAGTTTTGTAAATCAGAAATTGTTGAGTTTCAATGAAGTGTTAAGTGAAGTGAATTGGACAGTGGGGGTTTTAACTGCGTTGGGCGCGTTAGTGTATGAGACTGATGTGGAAGGCAGTGTGAAGAGGATATTGGTGGTGCATAGAGAGATGATCAGGTTGGACAAGGAGAGGCGGCTCCGACTGGTATCGGGTACACTGATGGATGTAACGAGTGAAGTTCAGAAGAAAATGAAAG GTCACACTTTGAAAGCGGAGACGATGGCCACAGCACTGCCGATCATACAATTGCAGTTGTATGTGAATCCGGTACTGCATTATTTGGTACCGCCAGCTATCATATATCTGATTGTGGAGAAGTGGCCAGTCACTCAAG AGGAATTGCTGTCGCGGTATCAGCATATAAGAAAGCTGTTACACCATGAGTTCTTCTATGTCGACGAAAATGAAgcaaat ACTTTCGCCTCCGCGCTCGATTACTGCCTGTCAAGCGGCGTGGTGTGTCGCGAGGCAGCACAGAGCCTGGCGGCGGGGCGCGCGAGCAAGCTGCGCTCTGTGCTGCGCTGGGCCGCGTGGCCGGCAATCACCACGCTGTATAAATGTACGCAGGTCATGACTGAG GAAACTGTCTGCACACACAGCCGAGCGCTGAAGTTGGTACAAGCTCGCGCGGAGGCCGGCGGCTGTCACCCCTACAGCCTGAGTTTGGACGCCGTCGCCAACTGCTTGCGAGGCTTGGTGCTGGCCGGGGCACTTGCCAAGGAGAAATT AGCAAACGAGATGTCGTACAGAGTAGTACCCGGCGCGATGGAGCAAGCGCGCCAGCTGGCGGCGTCTCTACAACCCGACATACAAGTAGACTTCGCCAATAACCCAGTTCTCATTCACCACGCCACACCCACTGCCAAGTTGTAG